The DNA window AGCGCCGCGTGCGACAGGTCGACCTTGCCCgggacggcgagggcgcggcgcgaggggaacgtggccaccgccgccttgaGCAGCGTGGTCAGAGTCGGGGTCTCCATTGGGTCGCCCGCTGCAGGTGCTTCACGTACAAATCTCTCGTGCGTCGCGTTGGTTTGTGTGTGTGGGGAGAACGTGTCGTGTGTTTGGCGCCTCTCAAACCGTTTGGCCGTGTGGGGTTTATATAGGCGCGGAAAACCGAAAGGCCCTCCTCTGCTTCGCGTTTGGGCCTCTGCTTCGTCAGCCACGGATTATTGCTGTGCTCTGATAGTGAGGTTTACTGGAGCTCAGCTCACAACCAAAATCAAATTTGGATGTTTGGCCTTTGCTTTGCCTCCTTGCATTGCACCAGGTGTGTGCGTGTTGACGATGGGAggcctttttctttctttatttcttttttttttcgagggttCGTGTCGTAGCGACGAGTGTCTTCCTGCTGGACCCCACAACTGTTGCACGTGGACGCATAGATTAAACATTTTGGTCCTAATACGACACAAAATCCTTTTGATTAAACATTTTTCTGTGATATGATATTCTCCCTGTCCACCACTGCGCCGAgtcttttttgttgtttcttcaACGAAACTACTGTCTTTTTTTAGGCCTCGCTGGGAGGCAGAGAATCACTTGCTACTGTTTGGCACCGAAGAGAACGCAAAAGGCTGGAAAATAATTAAGTTGGAGTGTTTCCTTTCTTACGTGTCCGGGATTCTTGTCTTGTGCGGTTTATGTTATCTCTCACGGTGTTCAAGGGGGAAAAGCCAGCATTTTTATATGCCCATCCAACTGGGCATTGCAAGTGTCACGAGTGCGCGCAGCTGATGCAGTTCtaaattccttttcttttggataTAAAGCTAAGAAAACAGGACGAGTCGATCGTGCTCAGTatgcagcagcagccggtgGTCAGCCAAACGTCGACCCGGCCGGTTATTTGTGGCTCAAAGTGCGTGTGGAAACGCTCAAACTGATTGATTAATCCGCGTCCGTTTCCACCGACGGTAACCCAGAGCGTAATACTAGAAGCAAAAGCTATCGACACCGTGACCGTGTATGACTAGAGAGATCTACTAGAATATACTCGATCGAGgatattcctctctctctctctctctctctctctcacttgtCCGTTAGAActataataattataaactaTAAATAAGGAGACAAATTAACAGAAATGCAACACGTAAGGTGCCAACAAGCTCGACGTCCATATCAACTCAGCTCAGTTAGTACTTATACTACTTCTTTAAATACAACTATCATTGAAACAATTGATTAGTAGCGGCTGTGATTTAAGCGCAGTTGTATAGTAGCGGGGGACGTAACGGTGATAAGACGTGTCGAGCCCGGGCAGCCGGCCAGCCAATGTTTCGATCGAAATGGAAAGACCAACCAGGCAAGCAAGCGGCGCCGCGTACGAGCGAGCGACTGCGCGatcgaggcgaggcgaggcgagggcgCGCTTGGACAGGCGGGAACCGGGGAAACACGCATCATAGAGCGGCTGATGCGAGTCGCTCTATGTTTGGTTTGGATTGAAATCAACTAGCAATTACGGAGCTAGCacctaaacaaaatcatatattttttatataattttacttaaattttattaaatagctatcttattgtcttaagaatttgaaagaccaaaccttatcatctacgtgtttctaattatatagttttttaaaagtcacaccagttgctacccctatgtcatctccttctttatttgcttgctcgatttatcactatttctattcattctctttggaacctttaaaatttAGATCTTgtagttttagagtttattgtcatgttgggttcatttttataatttctagacgtcccgtcaaacgttgctattatactcctctatggcccgtccactgtctctcctctttattgtcattgagattttaaaaatcgaacatagttaccgtttgggttcatttttactttttagaagtcccgccaaaccgtcagcggctttgcctgTACTTCTCTACGGTTCGcctgctgcctcccttctttattatcattgatattttaaaatcgaacatgattataattttttttactttttggaagttccgaacctttaaaaactgaaccttgtagtttttagagttattgtcttgttgggttttattttttataatttctagaagtctcgttaaacgatgccactatgctcctctacggcccatccgccgcctactctttattgtcattgtgattctaaaagtcgaacataactatcgttggaatccattttttattttctataagtCCTATCAACCGTcagcggctctgcaactatactcctatacaccctgcccgctgcttcttttttttattgtcattgatattttaaaaatcaaatatgattatcaatggggtttaatttttaatttcaaagctgtttaaatagatagatagatagatagatagatttattAGTAATGCCCATATTAGATTTCACATTAATTTAGAACAATCTTAACCAGAATTCGAATGTTGGCTTATATTGGTAACAAGTGacactaccaaaaaaaaaattggcattgTAGCAATCCAAATAAGCCCCAAGTTTGCGGAGCGGCGGGCCGTGGACGCTGTCGCGCAAGTAGCCGAGAGAGTAGGAGGTGTACAGTGTGTGCATGTCGACACTTCCGCGCTCAGGCGGTcacgcgtgcgtgcgtgcgttcaaGCTGCTGGTGGAGACTGGAGTAAATATTATTCAGCCAAATGACTCGGTGAATTGAACATCTGAACTCACGCCACTTGCGCGCGTAAGACGATGTCCGCGATTACGATCGAGCCGACGCCCGTGCGGTCGTGATTTGCCGGGGCCCGGCCTGCAATCTGGCTCGCTAGTCGCCCGGTCATATATGCAGGCTGCCCCTCCACCAGATGCACCTGCGACCTGCGTGCAGCCTCTCATTCCTTCGCGCGCTCTATGCAGCATATGCAATCTCGATTCGTAGCCACTCTAGGTTGGTTGGTAGGTTGTTGAATTGAATCCCTTTGATGGGATAGGTGACGACATCGCATCGCAAAAAACCGTGCGTGTGTGCACCGGATATATATCTTCGTGCTGGCCCCGGCTGCAGCTATGATTCTCTTCTGTGAGGATATGGCGATGTGCGTGGCGTTGATTTGTACTGTTGCGGGGGCGTTGCTATTTGAGTTGAGTACCATACATGCATGAATGCTCGCTTGCTCGCAAAATAGTAGTATCCCGGCTGTGCACGTACGCGTCTCGATCGGTTGTTAACTTGCTGGTTCTCGTGCGTTACCGTGAGGCCACGGCACTTCAAGGGTGTGTTTACATTGGcctaaagtttaaaattttgttaaaattagagacgatgtgactgaagttgtgtgtgtatgaaaggtttgatgtgatggaaagttagaagtttgaaaaaaaactttaaaactaaacacgCCCAGAATAATGGAAGATCTTCTTGTCCCCGAGTGTTATTATCAGGGATGGTGTCTTGGGCAATAAGCAACGTGATTTTTGACCTAGCTAGTTAGAGAAGTTACAGCAGGTGCGTGGAAACTGCAAAGTAAAAGTGCCATATTTGCGGCCATGGCGAGCCCAGACATGATGGAGATAGTTAACCTCTCTCGCATGGTTGAAATTAATTGCACCAGTTATATCGTGGGCACCAGTTATATTTGAAGACAGGATACGTAACAGTACTAGTTTCTCTATACTAAGCTTAATGTGCTGTTGCTTTTGAGCCCTTATTTGTTTTCTGTCAGGCCAAGGCCGGGTCATCCTGCCTCTGAGAAGAGAGACCACAAGTGGTTGAATTTGGCCCCTAGGAGAGGGAAAAGGCAAAGATACTGATACATACATGACCCCCGGTCGGCGAGGCGACTCCTACTATTCAGTCCAGCCGCGCGGCGCGTGACGGCGGTCATCGGTCAAAGACACGAACCGGAACCAGTGTGGTGAGGCGGACGTACGTACGGGAACGGGACGACCAACCCCTGGCTGCTACGCGATCCGCAATAATAATTCTCGGACATGCCAACACCATAGGCCCACCGGCCCGCATGTACTTGTAGCGATTACCGGCCCGGAGAATCCAGCGCGACCATCGGCCCATCAATCTGCGGGCGCGTTGCGCCTCCGCAACCGCAACCGCACCGAGCGCGCGGCCTGCCTGGCTAGCGTTTCGGCCCATCGATACGCGCGCACCGCACCGCAAAaccggcagcgcggcgcggccgtcgcTGCTGGCGGCAGCAGCCGGCTGCTCCTCGCGAATCGTGATGGATGGACGCGTGAGTCGTGACGTTGCGAGTGGTGCGACTTTGACCTCGTTTGGTTTTGCGTTTCCGTCGGTGCCTCGGCCCGGCCCCGGCGCGCGTCGGCATGTGACGTCCCACGTGcgcctcgcctccacctccaccgccgcgctcctctCCGCTCCTAggattgttctttttttaaaaaaaatatacatttttgGCCCCTTCTACAGCTTCTTccctttgaattttttttcgaaaCCGAACTCTTCCATCAATTCCTTCATTGCTTCTTTTACTCGCTTTCTGAAACAAACAAGAGTGTAGGTGTATCAGTTGTGTGCCATTCTCGTCTCTTCTCCGCGACGCGTTCGCTTTCTCTCCCACCCAAAACCCCCAGAGAGGGAAGAGAaacgcctccctctcctctcctcccccgacCCACCCTGCACCTCCTTCCTCGTCGACGCCATGGCAGCACCGGAGTGAAGCAGCCAGCCAGCCGCCCGGATTTCACCATTTGGTCCCGGGTTTCGCCCGGATCTGGGTCTCTCTTCAACCGTCTTCTCCAATCTGGCGGTGCTATAGCTCGCCGCGCCCGGTTGGGGACAAGGCCCAGTAGGCGCTAGCCAAACAGTGTTgggcgcctcctcccctcctcgcgCCTCGGCGCACGGCCGGCGAGAAGGTTTTGAGGGGCGGCGAGCTTCTTCAATCTGCCTCCATCTCGGTTTGAATCGGTATGCATATACTAGCATCTCCCTGTAGACTGTAGTAATACGAAATTGTACTAGTAGTTTATGTATGCGTCGCCGTCGGTTTGATCTCCAGAACCATCGCTGTCAGCGAGTAGCATTAGCACTTACTGCGAGCTTATGGTCCCTGGGGATCTAGTATTAGTTTGTGCATTTCTCCATTTGATGTTGACATGCTACAGTATCTCCTTCGCCCATCATACTACTAGAAGCGTTTCTTTTTGCGCTTTTGTCGAATGGAAAAGATTTGTAGTTTTTTTATGTGTAAATCaagtttgatttttattttttgttcacCTGCATCTGTTATGAAAAATTGTTGTTTTTCCCTTGTTGATGCTACAGATGTTCTATGACTGCATCATCAGGTTCATAAGTCCTGCTTCTAATCAATGGTGCTAACAGATGTTTCTGTTTTGTACAGAGTGGTGTAGCAAATAACATCATTTTCGGAGGCAATGGCGGCATATAAGTTGGGTGTGGAGGTTGCAAGTGCTCATGACCTGATGCCCAAGGATGGGCAAGGTTCAGCAAGTGCCTGTGTCGAGCTTACGTTTGATGGCCAGCGGTTCCGCACGGCTATCAAGGACAAGGATCTGAACCCAGTGTGGAATGAGCGCTTCTACTTCAACGTTTCGGATCCGTCTAATCTTCCTGAGCTTGCGCTTGAAGCGTACGTCTACAACATCAACAGATCCATTGATGGTTCAAGGTCCTTCCTTGGCAAGGTCAGAATTGCTGGAACCTCATTCGTGCCATTCCCTGATGCGGTTGTCATGCATTATCCACTGGAGAAGCGTGGGATGTTCTCACGTGTGAAAGGGGAACTGGGTCTGAAAGTATACATTACCAATGACCCATCCATCAAAGCTTCAAACCCTCTCCCAGCAATGGATCCTGTTTCAAACAATCCTCCCCCAACGCCAGCGGAGCAAATAGCAGCTGATATAACCGGTACAAATCTCAGCACAACTCATGAGCACAGGGCTGAGGTGAAAACATTGCACACCATAGCTAAGGAGGTGCAGCATCAGCACCATGGGCATGGCCATCTACCAGCTTCCTATGCCGACCAACCTTCCAAGTATGCTGTTGACCAGATGAAACCAGAACCTCAACAACCCAAGATTGTAAGAATGTATTCAGCAGCCTCTCAGCAACCCATGGACTATGCACTCAAAGAAACTAGTCCATTTCTTGGTGGCGGACAGGTTGTTGGAGGCCGGGTTATACGTGCCGAGAAGCATGCCAGTACATATGACCTAGTGGAGCGAATGCAGTATCTTTTTGTACGTGTGGTTAAGGCACGGGACTTGCCTGACATGGATGTCACTGGAAGCCTAGATCCTTATGTTGAAGTGAGAGTTGGCAACTACAGGGGTATAACTAGGCACTTTGAGAAGCAGAAGAATCCAGAGTGGAATGCGGTCTTTGCTTTTTCCAGAGACCGTATGCAGGCAACTATCCTTGAAGTTGTTGTCAAAGACAAGGATTTGCTAAAAGATGACTTTGTTGGTCTGGTGCGATTTGATCTGAATGATGTTCCGATGCGTGTGCCCCCTGACAGTCCATTGGCCCCAGAATGGTACCGCCTCGTTCATAAAACTGGGGATAAGTCAAGAGGCGAGCTGATGCTTGCAGTTTGGATCGGCACCCAAGCCGATGAGGCATTTCCTGACGCATGGCATTCAGATGCTGCAACACTTGAGGATCCATCTGCTGTAACACACATGAAGTCGAAAGTTTACCATGCTCCAAGACTCTGGTACCTGCGAGTCAATATAATTGAGGCCCAAGATATTGCCATAACTGATAAGACACGCTATCCAGATGTTTTTGTAAGGGCACAAGTGGGGCATCAGCACGGGAGGACAAAACCTGTTCAAGCTAGAAATTTCAACCCATTCTGGAATGAGGATCTAATGTTTGTGGCTGCTGAACCTTTTGAGGATCACCTTATTCTTTCCCTTGAAGATCGTGTAGCTCCTAACAAAGACGAGGTGCTTGGCCGTGTAATTATACCGTTGACAATGATTGATAGAAGAGCCGATGATCGTATTGTCCATGGGAAATGGTTCAATCTTGAGAAGCCGGTACTTATTGATGTGGATCAATTGAAGAAGGAGAAGTTCTCTACTCGGCTTCATCTTCGTCTCTGCCTTGATGGAGGGTACCATGTTCTAGATGAGTCCACTAACTACAGCAGTGACCTCAGACCAACAGCCAAGCAACTCTGGAAACCGTCCATTGGTTTGCTTGAGCTTGGAATCCTGGGTGCTCAAGGGATTGTTCCAATGAAAACACGGGATGGAAAAGGTTCATCAGACACTTACTGTGTTGCTAAGTATGGTTCAAAGTGGGTACGGACACGTACCATCGTGAACAACCCGGGCCCCAAATTCAATGAACAATATACCTGGGAAGTTTATGATCCTGCAACAGTCCTGACTGTCGGTGTTTTTGACAATGGCCAGCTTGGAGAGAAAGGTGGTGAGAAGACGTCCAGTTCTAAAGATGCGAAAATCGGCAAGGTTCGGATTCGTCTTTCCACTCTTGAAACTGGCCGTGTCTACACTCACTCATATCCCCTCCTGGTTCTACATCCATCGGGGGTAAAAAAGATGGGTGAATTGCACTTAGCCATACGATTTTCCTCAACTTCATTAGTAAACATGATGTACCTGTACTCTCGACCTTTGCTACCAAAGATGCACTATGTACGCCCAATACCAGTCCTTCAGGTTGACATGCTGCGCCATCAAGCTGTCCAGATTGTGTCTGCCCGACTTAGCCGGATGGAACCACCTCTGAGAAAGGAAGTTGTTGAGTACATGTCAGATGTTGATTCTCACTTGTGGAGCATGAGACGAAGCAAAGCCAACTTCTTCAGGCTCATGTCAGTCTTCTCAGGCTTGTTTGCAGTTAGCAAGTGGTTTAATGGTGTGTGTTCATGGAGGAACCCCATTACCACTGTGCTGGTTCACATCCTATTTATAATGTTGGTGTGCTTTCCAGAGCTCATACTCCCAACAGTGTTCTTATACATGTTTCTTATAGGGGTTTGGAACTATCGTTACCGACCTCGCTATCCTCCACACATGAACACTAAGATCTCTCATGCGGAGGCTGTCCACCCAGATGAACTTGACGAAGAGTTCGATACATTCCCAACAAGCAGGAGTCCTGATGTTATTAGGATGAGGTATGATAGGCTGAGGAGTGTTGCTGGAAGAATACAGACTGTGGTAGGTGATATAGCAACTCAAGGGGAGAGGGTTCAAGCACTGCTTAGCTGGAGGGATCCTCGGGCCACAGCAATATTTGTCCTCTTCTGTCTCATA is part of the Oryza glaberrima chromosome 4, OglaRS2, whole genome shotgun sequence genome and encodes:
- the LOC127770611 gene encoding FT-interacting protein 3, with the translated sequence MAAYKLGVEVASAHDLMPKDGQGSASACVELTFDGQRFRTAIKDKDLNPVWNERFYFNVSDPSNLPELALEAYVYNINRSIDGSRSFLGKVRIAGTSFVPFPDAVVMHYPLEKRGMFSRVKGELGLKVYITNDPSIKASNPLPAMDPVSNNPPPTPAEQIAADITGTNLSTTHEHRAEVKTLHTIAKEVQHQHHGHGHLPASYADQPSKYAVDQMKPEPQQPKIVRMYSAASQQPMDYALKETSPFLGGGQVVGGRVIRAEKHASTYDLVERMQYLFVRVVKARDLPDMDVTGSLDPYVEVRVGNYRGITRHFEKQKNPEWNAVFAFSRDRMQATILEVVVKDKDLLKDDFVGLVRFDLNDVPMRVPPDSPLAPEWYRLVHKTGDKSRGELMLAVWIGTQADEAFPDAWHSDAATLEDPSAVTHMKSKVYHAPRLWYLRVNIIEAQDIAITDKTRYPDVFVRAQVGHQHGRTKPVQARNFNPFWNEDLMFVAAEPFEDHLILSLEDRVAPNKDEVLGRVIIPLTMIDRRADDRIVHGKWFNLEKPVLIDVDQLKKEKFSTRLHLRLCLDGGYHVLDESTNYSSDLRPTAKQLWKPSIGLLELGILGAQGIVPMKTRDGKGSSDTYCVAKYGSKWVRTRTIVNNPGPKFNEQYTWEVYDPATVLTVGVFDNGQLGEKGGEKTSSSKDAKIGKVRIRLSTLETGRVYTHSYPLLVLHPSGVKKMGELHLAIRFSSTSLVNMMYLYSRPLLPKMHYVRPIPVLQVDMLRHQAVQIVSARLSRMEPPLRKEVVEYMSDVDSHLWSMRRSKANFFRLMSVFSGLFAVSKWFNGVCSWRNPITTVLVHILFIMLVCFPELILPTVFLYMFLIGVWNYRYRPRYPPHMNTKISHAEAVHPDELDEEFDTFPTSRSPDVIRMRYDRLRSVAGRIQTVVGDIATQGERVQALLSWRDPRATAIFVLFCLIAAIVLYVTPLQVLAALAGFYVMRHPRFRYRLPSTPVNFFRRLPARTDSML